In the genome of Streptomyces collinus, one region contains:
- a CDS encoding DedA family protein → MTTLALGPEWLSPDYLIETFALPGILLIVFAESGLFAFLPGDSLLFTAGLFVAEGQYISQPLWLVCTLIVLAAVIGDQVGYMIGKFLGPKLFNRPNSKLFKQENLDKAHEFMEKYGPKAIVLARFVPIVRTFAPIVAGAGRMKYRTFLTYNVIGGIAWGTGVTLAGYWLGQIGFIKKNVEPILILIVLLSVVPIIIEYLRDRSKKKRAAAEAPAERQQPPAMDDATTQLRRIAPDDQPSHQQPQQQPPYGNQNGYDDQQYYGQYPQSPGYGQQQPYGTPQQPYGSQQGPYNNGY, encoded by the coding sequence GTGACCACGCTTGCGCTCGGCCCCGAGTGGCTCAGCCCGGACTACCTGATCGAGACCTTCGCCCTGCCGGGCATCCTGCTCATCGTCTTCGCCGAGTCCGGACTCTTCGCGTTCCTCCCCGGCGACTCGCTGCTGTTCACCGCGGGCCTCTTCGTCGCCGAGGGCCAGTACATCAGCCAGCCGCTGTGGCTGGTCTGCACACTGATCGTGCTCGCGGCCGTCATCGGCGACCAGGTGGGCTACATGATCGGCAAGTTCCTGGGCCCGAAGCTCTTCAACCGTCCCAACTCCAAGCTCTTCAAGCAGGAGAACCTGGACAAGGCCCACGAGTTCATGGAGAAGTACGGCCCCAAGGCGATCGTCCTGGCCCGCTTCGTCCCCATCGTGCGCACCTTCGCCCCCATCGTGGCCGGCGCCGGCCGCATGAAGTACCGCACGTTCCTCACGTACAACGTCATCGGCGGCATCGCCTGGGGCACCGGCGTCACCCTCGCGGGTTACTGGCTCGGCCAGATCGGCTTCATCAAGAAGAACGTCGAGCCGATCCTCATCCTGATCGTCCTGCTCTCCGTCGTCCCGATCATCATCGAGTACCTGCGCGACCGCTCGAAGAAGAAGCGCGCGGCTGCCGAGGCCCCCGCGGAGCGGCAGCAGCCCCCCGCCATGGACGACGCGACGACCCAGCTCCGCCGGATCGCCCCGGACGACCAGCCGTCCCACCAGCAGCCGCAGCAGCAGCCCCCGTACGGCAACCAGAACGGCTACGACGACCAGCAGTACTACGGCCAGTACCCGCAGAGCCCGGGCTACGGCCAGCAGCAGCCCTACGGCACCCCGCAGCAGCCCTACGGCAGCCAGCAGGGCCCCTACAACAACGGCTACTGA
- a CDS encoding threonine/serine exporter family protein has translation MTDAEDRKPKSDEARSAFLPPAGTGVDGDMSTTSEFAIPEGLALHRTAGAEPETTSEFAVPQGLDVHAVPSAEQEGSAFTPPSTYSTRHAPSAFTPPTGIPVVSLTKDVPWQDRMRTMLRMPVAERPAPEAIQRGGDESGPAVPRVLDLTLRIGELLLAGGEGAEDVEAAMFAVCRSYGLDRCEPNVTFTLLAISYQPSLVDDPVTASRTVRRRGTDYTRLAAVYQLVDDLSDHETAVSLEEAYRRLAEIRRNRHPYPGWALTGASGLLAGAASVLVGGDLIVFVAAALGAMLGDRLAWLCAGRGLPEFYQFTVAAMPPAAIGVALTLGHVDVKASAVITGGLFALLPGRALVAGVQDGLTGFYITASARLLEVLYFFVGIVAGVLLVLYFGVQLGARLNPDQALGASDDPVMMIGASMLLSLAFAVLLQQERSTVMWVTLNGGVAWVVYGAMHYVGDISPVASTAAAAGLVGLFGQLLSRYQFASALPYTTAAIGPLLPGSATYFGLLAIAQNEVDEGLVSLSAAVALAMAIAIGVNLGSEISRMFLRIGSAEKRRAAKRTRGF, from the coding sequence GTGACGGACGCGGAGGACCGCAAACCGAAGTCGGACGAGGCGAGGAGTGCGTTCCTGCCTCCGGCCGGGACCGGCGTCGACGGGGACATGTCGACGACGTCGGAGTTCGCGATCCCCGAGGGCCTGGCCCTGCACAGAACGGCCGGTGCGGAGCCCGAGACCACCTCCGAGTTCGCCGTGCCGCAGGGGCTGGACGTGCATGCGGTGCCCTCGGCGGAGCAGGAGGGGTCGGCGTTCACCCCGCCGAGCACCTACAGCACGAGGCACGCTCCGTCGGCCTTCACGCCGCCGACCGGGATCCCCGTGGTCAGCCTGACCAAGGACGTGCCGTGGCAGGACCGGATGCGCACGATGCTGCGCATGCCGGTGGCGGAGCGGCCTGCGCCGGAGGCGATCCAGCGCGGCGGCGACGAGAGCGGGCCGGCGGTGCCGCGCGTGCTCGACCTGACGCTGCGCATCGGCGAGTTGCTGCTGGCGGGCGGTGAGGGTGCCGAGGACGTGGAGGCGGCGATGTTCGCCGTCTGCCGGTCGTACGGCCTGGACCGCTGCGAGCCCAACGTCACCTTCACGCTGCTGGCGATCTCCTACCAGCCGTCCCTCGTGGACGACCCGGTCACGGCGTCGCGGACGGTGCGCCGACGGGGTACCGACTACACGCGGCTGGCGGCCGTGTACCAGCTGGTGGACGACCTCAGCGACCACGAGACGGCGGTCTCCCTGGAGGAGGCCTACCGGCGGCTGGCGGAGATCCGCCGTAACCGCCACCCCTACCCAGGCTGGGCGCTGACCGGCGCGAGCGGGCTGCTGGCCGGTGCGGCCTCGGTGCTCGTGGGCGGCGACCTGATCGTGTTCGTCGCGGCGGCGCTGGGCGCGATGCTCGGCGACCGGCTGGCGTGGCTGTGCGCGGGCCGGGGGCTGCCGGAGTTCTACCAGTTCACGGTGGCCGCGATGCCCCCGGCCGCGATAGGGGTCGCGCTGACGCTGGGCCACGTGGACGTGAAGGCGTCCGCGGTCATCACCGGTGGCCTGTTCGCGCTGCTGCCCGGGCGGGCGCTGGTGGCGGGGGTGCAGGACGGTCTGACGGGCTTCTACATCACCGCGTCCGCGCGGCTGCTGGAGGTTCTGTACTTCTTCGTCGGCATCGTCGCGGGTGTACTGCTGGTGCTGTACTTCGGCGTGCAGTTGGGCGCGCGGCTCAACCCCGACCAGGCGCTCGGGGCCTCCGACGACCCGGTGATGATGATCGGCGCGTCGATGCTGCTGTCACTGGCGTTCGCGGTGCTGCTCCAGCAGGAACGATCCACCGTGATGTGGGTGACGCTGAACGGCGGTGTCGCCTGGGTGGTGTACGGCGCGATGCACTACGTGGGGGACATCTCGCCTGTGGCGTCCACGGCGGCCGCAGCGGGACTGGTGGGCCTGTTCGGGCAGTTGCTGTCGCGCTATCAGTTCGCGTCCGCCCTGCCCTACACGACCGCGGCGATCGGGCCCCTGCTGCCGGGTTCCGCGACGTACTTCGGGCTGCTGGCGATCGCGCAGAACGAGGTGGACGAGGGGCTGGTGTCGCTGTCCGCGGCGGTGGCGCTCGCCATGGCCATCGCCATCGGGGTGAATCTCGGGTCGGAGATCTCGCGCATGTTCCTGCGCATCGGGTCCGCGGAGAAGCGCCGGGCCGCCAAGCGGACCAGGGGTTTCTGA
- a CDS encoding inorganic diphosphatase, with protein MEFDVTIEIPKGSRNKYEVDHETGRIRLDRRLFTSTAYPTDYGFVENTLGEDGDPLDALVILDEPTFPGCLIRCRAIGMFRMTDEAGGDDKLLCVPSTDPRVEHLRDIHHVSEFDRLEIQHFFEVYKDLEPGKSVEGADWVGRTEAEAEIERSYKRFKDQGGH; from the coding sequence GTGGAGTTCGACGTCACGATCGAGATTCCGAAGGGTTCGCGCAACAAGTACGAGGTGGACCACGAGACCGGTCGTATCCGCCTGGACCGGCGACTCTTCACCTCGACCGCCTACCCGACCGACTACGGTTTCGTCGAGAACACCCTCGGCGAGGACGGCGACCCGCTGGACGCGCTGGTCATCCTCGACGAGCCGACGTTCCCGGGCTGCCTGATCCGCTGCCGCGCGATCGGCATGTTCCGCATGACGGACGAGGCGGGCGGCGACGACAAGCTGCTGTGCGTGCCGTCGACGGACCCGCGTGTGGAGCACCTGCGGGACATCCACCACGTGTCGGAGTTCGACCGCCTGGAGATCCAGCACTTCTTCGAGGTGTACAAGGACCTGGAGCCCGGCAAGTCGGTCGAGGGTGCCGACTGGGTGGGCCGCACCGAGGCCGAGGCCGAGATCGAGCGGTCCTACAAGCGGTTCAAGGACCAGGGCGGTCACTGA
- the dacB gene encoding D-alanyl-D-alanine carboxypeptidase/D-alanyl-D-alanine endopeptidase, producing MVVPELRPWRAAKPHVVRLADAVRPRLARAAAATKPRLERLARAARPQVAMGARPKAWQYTAGAATAGLALTAGVVTAAGPWDSSGQRTAERDRAVALGRAGGTDHGSAPGAPGRPRPAPSAGPVLTGLGGVSTVKSAPDGKALTDALTPLLKDPALGPRPAAAVIDVTTGRRLYGKASGTALTPASTTKVATAVAALSAMGADHRLTTRAALEPDTKEVVLVGGGDPTLTAREKAGPWASLRTLAAGTAAALADRGVREVTLSYDTTRYAGDEMHPIGVDGNLARVTPLMADEGRTDDSTSGPAQRVPDPAADAARRFGELLKSHGIKTTAPGPSKATNRAKTLAVVSSPPLSAVAERMLTNSDNDIAEALARQTAIATGDRADFAGAGKAISTQLRKLGLPVKGTAFKDGSGLNRADRLTPDLLTALLAKAADPSHPELRPALTGLPVAGFTGTLTTRYTDGASGVVRAKTGTLSGVHTLAGTLVDEDGRLLAFAFMATDTDPGRPAATQQALDRIASALAACGCR from the coding sequence GTGGTCGTGCCAGAGCTGAGGCCTTGGCGGGCCGCGAAACCGCACGTGGTGCGCCTCGCGGATGCCGTACGACCGCGCCTGGCCCGGGCCGCAGCAGCCACGAAACCACGGCTCGAACGGCTCGCACGAGCCGCAAGACCGCAGGTCGCGATGGGTGCGCGGCCGAAGGCCTGGCAGTACACCGCGGGCGCCGCCACCGCCGGACTCGCACTGACCGCCGGTGTGGTGACCGCCGCCGGTCCCTGGGACTCCTCGGGTCAGCGTACGGCCGAGCGGGACCGGGCAGTGGCGCTGGGCCGCGCGGGTGGCACAGATCACGGCAGCGCCCCCGGCGCGCCCGGCCGGCCCCGCCCCGCCCCCAGCGCCGGACCGGTGCTGACCGGCCTCGGCGGCGTCAGCACCGTCAAGTCGGCCCCGGACGGCAAAGCCCTCACGGACGCCCTCACACCCCTGCTGAAGGACCCCGCCCTCGGCCCCCGGCCCGCCGCCGCGGTCATCGACGTGACCACCGGCAGGCGCCTGTACGGCAAGGCCTCCGGCACCGCGCTCACCCCCGCCTCCACGACGAAGGTCGCCACCGCCGTTGCCGCCCTGTCCGCGATGGGCGCCGACCACCGCCTCACCACCCGCGCCGCGCTCGAACCCGACACGAAGGAAGTCGTCCTGGTCGGCGGCGGCGACCCCACGCTCACCGCCCGCGAGAAGGCGGGCCCGTGGGCGAGCCTGCGCACCCTGGCCGCCGGGACGGCCGCCGCCCTCGCCGACCGGGGCGTCCGCGAGGTGACCCTCTCCTACGACACGACCCGCTACGCGGGCGACGAAATGCACCCGATCGGGGTCGACGGCAACCTCGCCCGCGTCACCCCCCTGATGGCCGACGAGGGCCGCACCGACGACTCGACGAGCGGCCCGGCCCAGCGCGTGCCGGACCCGGCCGCGGACGCGGCCCGCCGGTTCGGGGAGCTCCTGAAGTCCCACGGCATCAAGACCACGGCCCCCGGCCCGTCCAAGGCCACCAACCGCGCCAAGACCCTCGCGGTGGTCTCCTCGCCCCCGCTCTCCGCCGTCGCCGAACGCATGCTGACCAACAGCGACAACGACATCGCCGAAGCCCTCGCCCGCCAGACGGCCATCGCCACGGGCGACCGGGCCGACTTCGCCGGCGCCGGCAAGGCCATCAGCACCCAGCTGCGCAAACTCGGCCTCCCCGTGAAGGGCACCGCCTTCAAGGACGGCAGCGGCCTGAACCGCGCCGACCGGCTGACCCCCGACCTCCTCACCGCCCTGCTCGCCAAGGCCGCCGACCCCTCCCACCCCGAGCTGCGCCCGGCCCTCACCGGCCTCCCCGTCGCCGGGTTCACCGGCACCCTGACCACCCGTTACACGGACGGAGCATCCGGCGTCGTCCGCGCCAAGACCGGCACCCTCTCGGGCGTCCACACCCTCGCGGGCACCCTCGTCGACGAGGACGGCCGCCTGCTCGCCTTCGCGTTCATGGCCACGGACACGGACCCCGGCAGACCGGCGGCGACCCAGCAGGCACTGGACCGGATCGCCAGCGCGCTGGCGGCGTGCGGCTGCCGGTGA
- a CDS encoding zinc-dependent metalloprotease, which translates to MTSIGGASTGMVDWNLAVATATRLVRPGPEVSRDEARAVVAELRRHAKASEEHVRGFTRLGTEEGHDTPVLVVDRPGWIRANVAGFREILKPLLDKMQERRGNTPGGSVMGAVGGKVTGVELGMLLSFLASRVLGQYETFAPATRELPSGANGGGRLLLVAPNIVHVERELDVAPHDFRLWVCLHEETHRTQFTAVPWLRDHLEGEIQAFLQETDVDPMTVLERVREAAQTLAGGRPEAEEDDGGRSLVEIVQTPAQREILGRLTAVMSLLEGHADFVMDGVGPDVVPTVGEIREKFQQRRAKGASRLDLALRKLLGLDAKLRQYRDGERFVRAVVDEVGMDGFNRVWTSPNTLPTKSEIAKPADWVARVHRRAE; encoded by the coding sequence ATGACGAGCATCGGTGGTGCTTCAACCGGCATGGTCGACTGGAATCTCGCGGTCGCGACCGCGACCCGGCTCGTACGGCCGGGCCCTGAGGTCAGTCGCGACGAGGCCCGGGCCGTCGTCGCGGAGCTGCGCCGGCATGCCAAGGCCTCGGAGGAACACGTCCGCGGATTCACCCGACTGGGCACCGAGGAGGGGCACGACACCCCCGTCCTCGTCGTCGACCGCCCGGGCTGGATCCGGGCGAACGTCGCCGGGTTCCGGGAAATCCTCAAGCCCCTGCTCGACAAGATGCAGGAACGGCGCGGCAACACCCCCGGCGGCTCCGTCATGGGCGCCGTCGGCGGCAAGGTCACCGGCGTCGAACTGGGCATGCTGCTGTCCTTCCTGGCCTCCCGCGTCCTCGGCCAGTACGAGACCTTCGCCCCGGCCACCCGCGAACTCCCCTCCGGCGCCAACGGCGGCGGCCGGCTCCTCCTCGTCGCCCCGAACATCGTCCACGTCGAGCGCGAACTCGACGTCGCCCCCCACGACTTCAGGCTCTGGGTGTGCCTGCACGAGGAGACGCACCGCACCCAGTTCACCGCCGTTCCCTGGCTGCGGGACCACCTGGAGGGTGAGATCCAGGCCTTCCTCCAGGAGACCGACGTCGACCCCATGACCGTCCTCGAACGCGTCCGGGAAGCCGCCCAGACCCTCGCCGGAGGCCGCCCCGAGGCCGAGGAGGACGACGGCGGGCGCTCCCTCGTCGAGATCGTCCAGACCCCCGCCCAGCGCGAGATCCTCGGCCGCCTCACGGCCGTGATGTCCCTGCTGGAGGGCCACGCCGACTTCGTGATGGACGGCGTCGGCCCGGACGTCGTACCGACCGTCGGCGAGATCCGCGAGAAGTTCCAGCAGCGCCGCGCCAAGGGCGCCTCCCGCCTGGACCTGGCCCTGCGCAAGCTGCTCGGCCTGGACGCCAAGCTCCGCCAGTACCGGGACGGCGAACGCTTCGTACGGGCCGTCGTCGACGAGGTCGGCATGGACGGCTTCAACCGGGTGTGGACCTCGCCCAACACCCTCCCCACCAAGTCGGAGATCGCCAAACCGGCGGACTGGGTCGCGCGGGTGCACCGCAGGGCCGAGTAG
- the tilS gene encoding tRNA lysidine(34) synthetase TilS: MGPHPAVAAIRLAVRRVLHDLLTEHHRVPAAVSHAPAHEHPPSSRLRSSREVPPPPPLVLVACSGGADSMALASALAFESPKLGIRAGGITVDHGLQPGSDARAAEVVQRLRELGLDPVDSVAVTVGRTGGPEAAARDARYAALDTAAERHGATAVLLGHTRDDQAETVLLGLARGSGIRSLSGMAAVSGAGGRYRRPFLELDRQTARKACMVQSLPVWDDPHNADPAYTRSRLRHEGLPALEKALGKGVVEALARTAQLSRDDADALDSWASQAEATVRDAAGLLECAKLYALPPAVRRRVLRRAAIEAGAPAGSLFARHIEEIDRLITGWRGQGAINLPGKVVARRQGGRLVIRQG, translated from the coding sequence ATGGGTCCCCATCCTGCGGTCGCGGCGATACGCCTGGCGGTCCGCCGCGTCCTCCACGACCTCCTCACCGAACACCACCGCGTCCCCGCCGCGGTCTCGCACGCCCCCGCGCACGAGCATCCCCCGAGCTCTCGGCTGCGCTCGAGCAGGGAGGTACCCCCACCCCCGCCGCTCGTGCTCGTGGCGTGCTCCGGCGGCGCCGACTCCATGGCCCTCGCCTCCGCCCTCGCCTTCGAGTCCCCCAAGCTCGGCATCAGAGCCGGCGGCATCACCGTCGACCACGGCCTCCAGCCCGGCTCCGACGCCCGCGCCGCTGAAGTCGTCCAGCGCCTGCGCGAACTCGGCCTCGACCCCGTCGACTCCGTCGCCGTCACCGTCGGCCGCACCGGCGGCCCCGAAGCCGCCGCCCGCGACGCCCGCTACGCCGCACTCGACACCGCCGCCGAACGCCACGGCGCCACCGCCGTCCTGCTCGGCCACACCCGCGACGACCAGGCCGAGACCGTCCTGCTCGGCCTCGCCCGCGGCTCCGGCATCCGCTCCCTGTCCGGCATGGCCGCGGTCTCGGGGGCCGGCGGCCGCTACCGGCGCCCCTTCCTGGAGCTCGACCGGCAGACCGCCCGCAAGGCCTGCATGGTCCAGTCCCTGCCCGTCTGGGACGACCCCCACAACGCCGACCCGGCCTACACCCGCTCCCGGCTGCGCCACGAGGGCCTGCCCGCCCTGGAGAAGGCCCTCGGCAAAGGCGTCGTCGAGGCCCTCGCCCGTACGGCCCAGCTCTCCCGCGACGACGCCGACGCCCTCGACTCCTGGGCGAGCCAGGCCGAGGCCACCGTCCGCGACGCCGCAGGGCTCCTGGAGTGCGCCAAGCTCTACGCCCTGCCGCCCGCCGTACGCCGCCGCGTCCTGCGCCGGGCCGCCATCGAGGCCGGGGCGCCCGCCGGGTCGCTGTTCGCCCGCCACATCGAGGAAATCGACCGGCTGATCACCGGCTGGCGCGGTCAGGGAGCCATCAACCTCCCCGGCAAGGTCGTGGCCCGGCGGCAGGGTGGCAGACTGGTGATTCGGCAAGGCTGA
- the hpt gene encoding hypoxanthine phosphoribosyltransferase, translating into MRVDAKDMGADLEKVLITKEEIDAKLTELAAKIDAEYAGKDLLIVGVLKGAVMVMADLARALSTPVTMDWMAVSSYGAGTQSSGVVRILKDLDTDIKGKHVLIVEDIIDSGLTLSWLLSNLGSREPASLKVCTLLRKPEAAKVAIDVEWAGFDIPNEFVVGYGLDYAEKYRNLPFVGTLAPHVYGG; encoded by the coding sequence ATGCGGGTGGACGCGAAAGACATGGGTGCCGACCTCGAGAAGGTGCTCATCACCAAGGAAGAGATCGACGCCAAGCTGACCGAGCTGGCTGCGAAGATCGACGCGGAGTACGCGGGCAAGGATCTGCTGATCGTCGGAGTCCTCAAGGGCGCGGTGATGGTCATGGCCGACCTCGCCCGGGCGCTGTCCACCCCCGTCACCATGGACTGGATGGCCGTATCCTCGTACGGGGCGGGCACCCAGTCCTCCGGTGTGGTGCGGATCCTGAAGGACCTCGACACCGACATCAAGGGCAAGCACGTCCTGATCGTCGAGGACATCATCGACTCCGGCCTGACCCTGTCCTGGCTGCTCTCCAACCTCGGCTCGCGCGAGCCCGCATCCCTCAAGGTGTGCACGCTGCTGCGCAAGCCCGAGGCCGCGAAGGTGGCCATCGACGTGGAATGGGCCGGCTTCGACATCCCCAACGAATTCGTCGTGGGATACGGCCTCGACTACGCCGAGAAGTACCGCAATCTCCCGTTCGTCGGTACGCTCGCGCCCCACGTGTACGGCGGCTGA
- the ftsH gene encoding ATP-dependent zinc metalloprotease FtsH yields MDVKRYFRGPVMWIVLAVLAVVVLMQVVGSSGGYKTVDTGQVVQAINQNKVESAKLTTGDESIIKVTLKDGVKVEDSSKIQASYIGTQGVDLANTLQNKYQDKQIPDGYTVSPSKQNPFVGILLSLLPFVLIVVVFLFLMNQMQGGGSRVMNFGKSKAKLITKDTPKTTFSDVAGSDEAVEELHEIKEFLQEPAKFQAVGAKIPKGVLLYGPPGTGKTLLARAVAGEAGVPFYSISGSDFVEMFVGVGASRVRDLFEQAKANAPAIVFVDEIDAVGRHRGAGLGGGHDEREQTLNQLLVEMDGFDVKGGVILIAATNRPDILDPALLRPGRFDRQIAVDRPDMQGRLEILKVHQKGKPVAPDVDLSAMARRTPGMTGADLANVLNEAALLTARSDQKLIDNHMLDEAIDRVVAGPQKRTRIMSDKEKKITAYHEGGHALVAAASPNSDPVHKITILSRGRALGYTMVLPDEDKYSTTRNEMLDQLAYMLGGRAAEELVFHDPTTGAANDIEKATGLARAMVTQYGMTERLGAIKFGGDNTEPFLGREMSHQRDYSEEVAALVDEEVKKLIETAHNEAWEILVENRDVLDNLVLQLLEKETLGKEEIAEIFAPIVKRPPRPAWTGSSRRTPSTRPPVLSPKELALTNGANGATPAISTAKSTVAEPAPAPERTPEDRPES; encoded by the coding sequence ATGGACGTGAAGCGATACTTCCGTGGGCCGGTCATGTGGATCGTGCTGGCCGTCCTCGCCGTGGTCGTGTTGATGCAGGTCGTCGGCTCGTCCGGCGGCTACAAGACGGTGGACACCGGCCAGGTCGTCCAGGCGATCAACCAGAACAAGGTCGAGTCGGCCAAGCTGACCACCGGTGACGAGTCGATCATCAAGGTCACTCTCAAGGACGGCGTCAAGGTCGAGGACAGCTCCAAGATCCAGGCGAGCTACATCGGCACCCAAGGCGTGGACCTCGCCAACACGCTGCAGAACAAGTACCAGGACAAGCAGATCCCGGACGGCTACACCGTTTCGCCGTCCAAGCAGAACCCGTTCGTCGGCATCCTGCTCTCCCTGCTGCCCTTCGTACTGATCGTGGTCGTGTTCCTGTTCCTGATGAATCAGATGCAGGGCGGCGGCTCCCGGGTCATGAACTTCGGGAAGTCCAAGGCCAAGCTCATCACCAAGGACACCCCCAAGACGACCTTCTCCGACGTCGCCGGATCCGACGAGGCCGTCGAGGAGCTCCACGAGATCAAGGAGTTCCTCCAGGAGCCGGCCAAGTTCCAGGCCGTCGGCGCCAAGATCCCCAAGGGCGTCCTGCTCTACGGGCCTCCCGGCACCGGCAAGACCCTGCTCGCGCGCGCCGTCGCGGGCGAGGCGGGCGTCCCCTTCTACTCGATCTCCGGTTCCGACTTCGTCGAGATGTTCGTCGGTGTCGGTGCCTCCCGAGTCCGTGACCTGTTCGAGCAGGCCAAGGCGAACGCCCCGGCGATCGTCTTCGTCGACGAGATCGACGCGGTCGGCCGCCACCGCGGCGCCGGCCTCGGCGGCGGTCACGACGAGCGCGAGCAGACCCTGAACCAGCTCCTCGTCGAGATGGACGGCTTCGACGTCAAGGGCGGCGTGATCCTCATCGCCGCGACGAACCGGCCCGACATCCTCGACCCGGCGCTGCTGCGCCCCGGCCGTTTCGACCGGCAGATCGCCGTCGACCGCCCGGACATGCAGGGCCGTCTGGAGATCCTCAAGGTCCACCAGAAGGGCAAGCCGGTCGCGCCCGACGTCGACCTGTCGGCCATGGCCCGCCGTACGCCCGGCATGACGGGTGCCGATCTCGCCAACGTGCTGAACGAGGCCGCCCTGCTGACGGCCCGCAGCGACCAGAAGCTGATCGACAACCACATGCTGGACGAGGCGATCGACCGTGTGGTCGCGGGCCCGCAGAAGCGGACCCGGATCATGTCGGACAAGGAGAAGAAGATCACCGCGTACCACGAGGGCGGACACGCCCTGGTCGCGGCGGCTTCGCCGAACTCCGACCCCGTCCACAAGATCACGATCCTGTCGAGAGGCCGGGCCCTCGGCTACACGATGGTGCTGCCGGACGAGGACAAGTACTCGACCACGCGCAACGAGATGCTGGACCAGCTGGCCTACATGCTGGGCGGCCGCGCGGCCGAGGAGCTCGTCTTCCACGACCCGACCACGGGTGCCGCCAACGACATCGAGAAGGCCACCGGTCTGGCCCGCGCGATGGTCACGCAGTACGGCATGACCGAGCGTCTCGGCGCGATCAAGTTCGGTGGCGACAACACCGAGCCGTTCCTCGGCCGTGAGATGTCTCACCAGCGCGACTACTCGGAAGAGGTCGCCGCGCTCGTGGACGAAGAGGTCAAGAAGCTCATCGAGACCGCGCACAACGAGGCGTGGGAGATCCTGGTCGAGAACCGCGACGTCCTCGACAACCTCGTGCTGCAGCTGCTGGAGAAGGAGACGCTGGGCAAGGAGGAGATCGCCGAGATCTTCGCGCCGATCGTCAAGCGCCCGCCGCGGCCCGCCTGGACCGGGTCCTCCCGCCGTACGCCGTCCACCCGTCCGCCGGTCCTCTCCCCCAAGGAGCTGGCCCTGACGAACGGGGCGAACGGCGCGACGCCGGCCATCTCCACCGCGAAGAGCACCGTGGCGGAGCCCGCCCCGGCGCCCGAGCGGACCCCGGAGGACCGCCCCGAGAGCTGA
- the folE gene encoding GTP cyclohydrolase I FolE: protein MTDPVTLDGEGQIGEFDEKRAENAVRELLIAVGEDPDREGLRETPARVARAYRELLAGLRQEPEDVLTTTFDLGHDEMVLVKDIEIVSLCEHHLLPFHGVAHVGYIPAETGKITGLSKLARLVEVFARRPQVQERLTTQIADSLMKILEARGAIVVIEAEHMCMSVRGIRKPGAKTTTSAVRGQLRDATTRSEAMSLILAR from the coding sequence ATGACCGACCCCGTGACGCTGGACGGCGAGGGCCAGATCGGCGAGTTCGACGAGAAGCGCGCCGAGAACGCCGTACGTGAACTGCTGATCGCGGTCGGCGAGGACCCGGACCGCGAGGGCCTGAGGGAGACGCCGGCGCGGGTGGCACGGGCGTATCGCGAGCTGCTCGCAGGGCTGCGGCAGGAGCCCGAGGACGTTCTGACGACGACGTTCGACCTGGGGCACGACGAGATGGTCCTGGTAAAGGACATCGAGATAGTTTCCCTCTGTGAACATCATTTGTTGCCATTCCATGGTGTAGCCCATGTGGGTTACATCCCGGCCGAAACTGGCAAGATCACCGGCCTGTCGAAGCTCGCGCGTCTCGTCGAGGTGTTCGCCCGGCGGCCGCAGGTGCAGGAACGACTCACCACGCAGATAGCGGACTCGCTGATGAAGATCCTCGAGGCGCGGGGCGCCATCGTCGTGATCGAGGCGGAGCACATGTGCATGTCCGTGCGCGGCATTCGCAAGCCAGGGGCCAAGACCACGACATCTGCGGTCCGTGGCCAGCTTCGGGATGCTACGACCCGGTCCGAGGCGATGAGTCTGATACTGGCGCGCTGA
- a CDS encoding DUF3180 domain-containing protein, which translates to MRELRIRVLAGVFVVAGVLSWAGARLWNSVGTLPSVPLAAPIVLAVIAVILLATALSIRARLKAQRERRPEAKGVDPLMAARAVVFGHASALVAALVSGMYGGTGVFLLESLDIPARRDQAIYAGLSVLAGIGVIAAALFLERVCKLPEDDENDGTGVAPTV; encoded by the coding sequence GTGAGAGAGCTGCGTATCCGGGTGCTGGCCGGCGTGTTCGTCGTGGCCGGAGTCCTCTCCTGGGCGGGCGCCCGCCTGTGGAACTCGGTCGGAACGCTCCCCAGCGTCCCCCTGGCCGCCCCCATCGTCCTGGCCGTGATCGCCGTCATCCTGCTGGCCACGGCGCTCTCGATCCGCGCCCGGCTCAAGGCCCAGCGCGAGCGCCGCCCCGAGGCCAAGGGCGTCGACCCCCTCATGGCGGCCCGCGCGGTCGTCTTCGGCCATGCCAGCGCCCTGGTCGCCGCCCTCGTCTCCGGCATGTACGGCGGCACCGGCGTCTTCCTCCTGGAGTCCCTCGACATCCCCGCCCGCCGCGACCAGGCCATCTACGCCGGTCTCTCCGTCCTCGCGGGCATCGGCGTCATAGCGGCCGCCCTCTTCCTGGAGCGCGTCTGCAAGCTCCCGGAGGACGACGAGAACGACGGCACGGGGGTCGCCCCGACGGTCTGA